A genomic segment from Luteibacter aegosomatis encodes:
- the crp gene encoding cAMP-activated global transcriptional regulator CRP, which yields MAQLKYLLQQAFERSQAPSSFAPDPAAMGRFLDACHRRRYPGKTAIIRPGDPANTLYYVVDGSLAVCTEDEEGRELILAYINRGQFIGEMGLFVEQAQRESLVRTRTACEMAEISYERLFQLLEGPLAAECPKLLFAIGSQLTHRLLRTSRQVSRMAFMDVTNRVSRTLLDLCQEPDAMTHPDGTQIRISRQEVSRIVGCSREMVGRVLKQLEEERMIDVSGKTIVVRGTR from the coding sequence GTGGCACAACTTAAATATCTGTTGCAACAGGCGTTCGAACGGTCACAGGCCCCTTCGAGCTTCGCCCCCGATCCGGCCGCGATGGGCCGCTTTCTCGACGCCTGTCACCGGCGCCGCTATCCCGGCAAGACGGCGATCATCCGCCCCGGCGATCCGGCCAATACGCTCTATTACGTGGTGGACGGGTCCCTGGCCGTCTGCACCGAGGACGAGGAAGGTCGCGAGCTGATCCTGGCCTATATCAACCGGGGCCAGTTCATCGGCGAGATGGGCCTGTTCGTGGAGCAGGCGCAGCGCGAGTCGCTGGTGCGCACGCGCACGGCCTGCGAGATGGCCGAGATCAGTTACGAGCGTCTGTTCCAGCTGCTCGAAGGCCCGCTGGCCGCCGAATGTCCCAAGCTGCTGTTCGCCATCGGCTCCCAGCTCACCCACCGCCTGCTGCGCACCTCACGCCAGGTGAGCCGCATGGCGTTCATGGACGTCACCAACCGCGTCTCGCGCACGCTGCTCGATCTGTGCCAGGAGCCCGATGCGATGACCCACCCGGACGGCACGCAGATCCGCATCTCGCGCCAGGAAGTCAGCCGGATCGTCGGTTGCTCGCGCGAGATGGTGGGCCGCGTGCTCAAGCAGCTCGAGGAAGAGCGCATGATCGACGTGTCCGGCAAGACCATCGTGGTGCGCGGCACCCGCTGA
- a CDS encoding bifunctional helix-turn-helix transcriptional regulator/GNAT family N-acetyltransferase: protein MYLSSLRELALGSRLKALSDHFYQAVDEVYRACGAGIESRWFPVLRFLRDVGPSTVTDVALAIGQTHSAVSQLADRLVDAGMVVRQRDPQDGRRSVLALTDAGERALGALGPVWLSIRRGMAESLGPRGAEMLDAIDACERALAERPVVPAILAKHAELVRENVRVVPYDPSLREHFLRLNRQWLERYFRIEDVDRAVLTDPEGMIVGAGGQVFFALYAGEVVGTCALIHEGEGVYELTKMAVDENYRGLGAGRKLLDAAIGEYRRLGGGTLFLESNSRLTRAVGMYGRAGFVMQEGARPGSHYERADVYMVYQGG from the coding sequence ATGTATCTTTCCTCGCTCCGCGAGTTGGCCCTCGGTAGCCGCCTCAAGGCGTTGAGCGATCATTTCTACCAGGCGGTCGACGAGGTCTACCGGGCGTGCGGGGCGGGCATCGAGTCGCGCTGGTTTCCGGTGCTGCGTTTCCTCCGCGACGTGGGGCCCAGTACCGTCACCGACGTGGCGCTGGCCATCGGCCAGACGCATTCGGCGGTCAGCCAACTGGCCGATCGGCTGGTGGACGCGGGCATGGTGGTGCGCCAGCGCGATCCGCAGGACGGCCGGCGCAGCGTGCTGGCGCTGACCGACGCCGGCGAGCGCGCACTGGGCGCGCTGGGGCCGGTCTGGCTGTCGATCCGCCGCGGCATGGCCGAGTCCCTGGGGCCGCGTGGCGCCGAGATGCTCGATGCCATCGACGCCTGCGAACGGGCGCTGGCGGAGCGCCCGGTGGTGCCGGCGATCCTGGCCAAGCATGCCGAACTGGTGCGCGAGAACGTGCGCGTGGTGCCCTACGACCCGTCGCTGCGCGAGCACTTCCTGCGCCTCAACCGGCAGTGGCTGGAGCGTTATTTCCGCATCGAGGACGTGGACCGCGCCGTGCTGACCGATCCGGAAGGCATGATCGTCGGCGCCGGCGGCCAGGTGTTCTTCGCGCTGTACGCCGGCGAGGTCGTCGGCACCTGCGCGCTGATCCACGAAGGCGAGGGCGTCTACGAGCTGACCAAGATGGCGGTGGACGAGAATTACCGCGGCCTCGGCGCCGGCAGGAAGCTGCTCGACGCGGCCATCGGCGAATACCGCCGGCTGGGCGGCGGCACGCTGTTCCTGGAATCCAACAGCCGCCTGACGCGGGCGGTGGGCATGTACGGCCGGGCCGGCTTCGTCATGCAGGAGGGCGCGCGGCCCGGTTCGCACTACGAACGGGCCGACGTCTACATGGTGTACCAGGGGGGCTGA
- a CDS encoding sulfite exporter TauE/SafE family protein — MDWSQFLTFAGVGLLAQLVDGALGMAYGLVSNAVLLALGLPPAVASATVHTAEVFTTGVSGGAHAFFGNVDWKAFRRLAIPGVIGGVIGAWFLASVPGDAIKPFVYVYLLILGIVVLVRAAGRVVSHHRVRHKGVVGFFAGLLDAIGGGGWGPIATSTLLARGGAVRQTIGTVNAAEFVVTLAVSATLVAHLGVSHWPIVLGLLTGGVIAAPAAAWLVKHLPPRYVMTAVGCLIVGISLYQLINYIVVAR; from the coding sequence ATGGACTGGAGCCAATTCCTCACCTTCGCGGGCGTCGGCCTGCTCGCCCAACTGGTGGACGGTGCCTTGGGCATGGCGTACGGCCTGGTGTCCAATGCCGTGCTGCTCGCGCTGGGCCTGCCACCGGCGGTCGCCAGCGCGACGGTGCATACCGCCGAGGTGTTCACCACCGGCGTATCGGGCGGGGCCCACGCCTTCTTCGGCAACGTCGACTGGAAGGCTTTCCGGCGGCTGGCCATCCCCGGCGTCATCGGCGGGGTGATCGGCGCCTGGTTCCTCGCCAGCGTGCCGGGCGACGCGATCAAGCCCTTCGTCTACGTGTACCTGCTGATCCTGGGCATCGTGGTCCTGGTGCGGGCCGCCGGCCGCGTGGTGTCCCACCACCGCGTGCGTCACAAGGGGGTCGTGGGCTTCTTCGCCGGACTGCTCGATGCCATCGGCGGCGGTGGCTGGGGGCCCATTGCCACGTCCACCCTGCTCGCCCGCGGCGGCGCGGTGCGCCAGACCATCGGCACCGTCAACGCGGCGGAGTTCGTGGTGACCCTCGCCGTCTCCGCCACGCTCGTGGCCCACCTGGGCGTCAGCCACTGGCCGATCGTGCTGGGACTGCTCACCGGCGGCGTCATCGCCGCGCCGGCCGCCGCCTGGCTGGTGAAGCACCTGCCGCCACGCTACGTGATGACGGCCGTGGGTTGCCTGATCGTGGGGATCAGCCTCTACCAGCTGATCAACTACATCGTCGTCGCGCGCTAG
- a CDS encoding haloacid dehalogenase-like hydrolase produces the protein MTQGMDAVATEVAADARRVALFDFDGVIVRHQTLELYFRECLKGFGRWRLLLVLPLVPFVPVLLPSVGGNRFLGRVFLRVVTFGRSEASYRRKVTAFARTYARRPGVFVRDAVATLRRHLDAGDRVVIVTGNDATLVQAILDEVNLAGCELLASRTKGGLFGVRFVVHNVDGVKPVSVQRAGIARPCAVAYGDSLSDLPLLRIADAPKLVNAHPKTVKKMRKLLGERLETLDWF, from the coding sequence ATGACACAGGGGATGGATGCGGTGGCGACCGAGGTCGCCGCCGATGCGCGGCGCGTGGCGCTGTTCGATTTCGATGGCGTGATCGTGCGTCACCAGACGCTCGAGCTGTATTTTCGCGAGTGCCTGAAAGGCTTCGGCCGCTGGCGGCTCTTGCTGGTCCTGCCGCTGGTGCCCTTCGTGCCGGTGCTGCTGCCGAGCGTGGGCGGCAACCGGTTTCTCGGGCGAGTCTTCCTCCGCGTGGTGACGTTCGGCCGGAGCGAAGCCAGCTATCGCCGGAAGGTGACGGCCTTCGCACGCACGTATGCGCGCCGGCCCGGCGTGTTCGTCCGCGATGCGGTGGCGACGCTGCGCCGTCACCTGGACGCGGGCGATCGCGTGGTGATCGTCACCGGCAACGATGCGACGCTCGTGCAGGCCATCCTCGACGAAGTGAACCTCGCCGGTTGCGAGCTCCTCGCCTCGCGCACGAAAGGCGGGCTGTTCGGCGTGCGTTTCGTCGTGCACAACGTCGACGGCGTGAAGCCGGTGTCCGTCCAGCGGGCAGGCATCGCGCGTCCTTGTGCCGTCGCGTACGGCGATTCGTTGTCCGACCTGCCCCTGTTGCGCATCGCCGACGCGCCCAAACTCGTCAACGCCCATCCCAAGACGGTCAAGAAGATGCGCAAGCTGCTCGGCGAACGCCTCGAAACGCTGGATTGGTTCTAG